From Desulfonatronovibrio hydrogenovorans DSM 9292:
GAACCCTGGAAATGGATTCAATGGATTTTTCCACTATTTGAGCACCGGTCTGAGCTTCTTCCCAGGCCTTGTCCGCTCCAGATGCTGCATTTGAAGCGCTTTTGGCTACTTCAAAGACTGTAGCGTTCATTTCTTCCATGGCAGACGCTGTTTCAGATGTCCTGTGGTTCTGATCATCAGCCCCCTTGCTGGATTGTTCAACCTGCCCGCTCAATTCCCTGACAGCTGAGTTTACCCGGGTAATAACCCCTTCAAGCTGAGATGCAGCTGCCAGCATCCCATCCTGTCTGGCCTGATCTGCCCTGGCCTTTGCCTGCACAGCCTCTGCCTCGGCTTTGCGGGCCTTTTCTGCTTCCATGGAATTTTTCTCAACAATACCCTCAAGCTTGTCCAGAAAACTGTTGATCCACCTTGCCAATTGAGTGGTTTCATCATTGCCCATCCTGGTTAAATCCAAGCGGGACTTAAGATCAGCTTTGCATTCAGCCACATCCAGCATTATTTTTGACATTGCTTTCAAGCGCATGGTGAGCATGGCCGGAATCCGGCGGTAGTAAAGAAAACAACCCAGCGCTGCGCTGAAAAGAGCTGACAAGTATGTGAGAGATCGGGGCAGACCTGAAACATCACCAAGTCCCATGACCATCAGGGGAATAAGTGTCAACGGTAAAACCAGACGCATCATTTGAAACCCGATCGAACGCGGTCGGTATGCTTCCTCTAGATCACATTCGCACATCATGCCCCATGTATCTGCAGAACCTGGCATTCGTAAGAGGACACCCTTTCCGATCACCGGAACATGCCTGTAATCCGGATAACCAGGATACTCCACAAACAGGTTTTCCCCGTTCCTGATGGTTTCCCTGACTCCTGGAAGCAGTTCTCCGGTGGATGGATTGACAAAATTCAATTCAAACTCGGTATGATTTTTGACCTTTACTTTGCCCCAGGGTGCAGTAAGGCCCTTTTTCAGGTTCGGACCCTGGCTGAAGGTCTCATCCTCAAATCTGGACCGGGACAGGGCCGTTCCAGGAGCAATGGATGGATCAAAACAGGATTCGACCATGAAAAGATAGTTATCTCCAGAATCAGAATAAATATGGCCTGCTTCACGCTGGATCAGGTCCCCCAGGACATCCATTGGAACCCGGCCGCACAGGCAGTCTTTTGATCCCGACTTCCTGACCAAGGGCTGAAAAAACATCAGAGTTACTTCATCATGAAAACTGGAAGATGAAGGACCAAGGCTGCCCGTGACTGGATCAAGATAAGGACCGTGAAGAAAGGGCTTTTCAAGTCCCTGCTCCAGTGCCTTGGCATGAACGCCTGATTTAGCTGTGTTTCTTTGCCCACTGGAGGAAGCCAGGAGTCTGCCCTGGTGATTTACAACAAAAAGCTCAGAAAAATCAGTTGACTTTTCCAGGCCACCTTGAAGCAGGGCCAGGGTTTCATCCTGGGATTTTTCCTGACCAAGTTGACTGGTCAGCTCTGCCAGAAATTGCCATTGGCCCTTTGCCCAATCCAGTAATGCCTGTTTCCTGGTTTCTGCCAGACATTCAAAAATCTGTTCTATATCCGACACCTTATCCCTGTTCAGGAAAAAGGACCAGCCCAAGGCAAGTCTTCCATGGGGCCCCTTCCAGGGAAGCCATTTTTTTTCCTGTGCACTGAGAATCATTTTTTTCTTATTCATACCCCAACCTTTTTCTGTCCTAAATAGTTATGCATTAAAAACAGACCGTTAATAAAAGAGCAAACTTCGTGGATTATAACTGGCTTAAATTATATCAAGTTTACTGTTGAAAAATGTCCAGAATATGACAGGCAGGATGATAAAAGGTTAATACCGGATAAAAAAATCCGGATTCTGTAATGAATCACAAGCTAAAAACCAGCATTCTGCTCTGCACCATGTTGTTAAAGTTAGATATGATTATTACAGACTGTGCTCCTGATCCGGGATTGCATGACCATTATTGTCCCCCTCATTTTCCCGGCCCAGATAATTACAGATCCGCCAGACATGGTAGCATACCCTGTCCAGCCAGCGCATGGCATCAAGCAGGTCAAGAGCAGCTGTGGGATCTTGTTGGCCATGAACTGTCTGGTCCAGAACAGCTGGTCGTTCCTTTCTGCGCAGCTCGGCCAGCGCCCTGGCCTTTTGCTCAATTTGCCCGCTCCAGTCTCTGTTTTCCTCTCCCCTGAGCCCGGACAGGGCCAGGTCCATGATGTCCCGGGACAATCTAACTGCCGGCTGCAGGGCTTCAGCTGACATGACCTTTCTTATCCTGTCTGGTGGATAAAAATGGGTAGTCAGCCGCATCAGATGATCAATGGCATGCATCTGACTAATCCTGGCCCTGGACATGGGCTGTTCTTCAGATACGGATGGAATCCTGGAAAAGAAATGTTGAGTTTTTTCCAGGGCCTCCCTGGACAGGGCAAGGGATTTGTCCAGGCTGTAAGGTCGATTAAGAATAGCTGAACTTATCCCGGTGATCAGGATCATTGCCACTTTGACCAGCACTCTTCTGGTGGCTTCCAGGGCCACCATGGGAGCGTGGAGCAGGCTGTCGTCAAGATGTCTGGTCAGGACCGGACCTTTGTCTGGCAAAAGCCCCTCGATGAATCTGGAAAAACTGTTCACAAAGGGGAGAAAAATGGCCACCCCCATGGCAATAAAGAATGTGTGAAAGGCAGCCAGGCTGACAGCTCCGGGTTCAAGCCCAAGGTGCACCTGCATCAGTTCGATCACCCAGAGCAGGATGGGCAGCAGCAGTATGGCGATCAAACCTGTGGCCAGGTTGAACAGGACATGGGCCAAAGCAGTGCGTTTGGCCGGTATGCTGGCTCCTATGGCAGCCAGGGCGCCGGTTACAGTGGTGCCTACTGCTGCTCCGATGACTATTGAGGCGGCCTGGTCAAAATTGACTGTGCCGGTATGCAAAGCAGTCAGGGCAGTTGCCACGGCAGCACTGGAAGACTGCATCACCACTGTCATCACCGCACCAATGACCATGGCCAGCAGATGGCCCCAGATACCTATGCTGGGAAGCTGGGCCAGGTTAAACATCCCTGAAATGCCCCTCATCCCATCCTGCAAAGACTCAATACCCACAAAAATCAATCCAAATCCTGCCAGGGCCATGCCCAGGGACTTCCATCGACCATGGGCCAGAAGTTTGATAAAAGCTCCGATTCCCACCAGGGGCAGGGCATAAAAACCCACGCTGACCTTGAGCCCCAGGACAGATACAATCCACCCTGTCCCAGTAGTGCCGAAACTTGCACCCAGGACAACACCCACAGCCTGAGCAAAGGTCAAGAGTCCTGCACTGACAAAACCGATTACCGTAACAGTGGTGGCACTGGAAGACTGGACCATTACAGTTACAATCGCTCCAGACCCGAACGCCTTAAAAGGAGTCCCGGTAAAACGAATCAGAGCCTTTTGCAGGGACTGGCCGGCAAAGGATTTTAAACCGTCAGTCAGCAGAATCATCCCCAGTACAAAGAGACCGACTCCGCCAGCAAGTTTGAAAAGCATGGCAATCATGAAATATATCCTTTATCCACAGGTGATATCCGGACAGGATGATACTGAATCAGCTTTTTTAAATCAGGTTTCAATGGTCTGCAGCATGCTTCAACTGGACCAGAAAAAGAATAATGTCTTCTTTTTTCAGATTATCAAAAACATTATACCTGATTAATCAAAAAAAGGGTTTCCAGGAAAATCCCGAAAACCCTTTACTGTCCTTGGTGCCGGAGGAGAGACTCGAACTCTCATGACCGTAAGGCCGCGGGATTTTGAGTCCCGTGCGTCTACCAATTTCACCACTCCGGCAAAAAAATAATATTAAATTTCTTAAAAGGTTAGGTCAAGATTTTTTTTAAAAATTCAGACGATAAAGGCTTTGACCAGGAGGGGTTATTGTGGCAAAAATCACACGACTTAAAACGACATATTTCCAATTAATCCTGAGCGGAGTCCATATGCTGAGTGAAAAGTATCTTGAAGATCTGGAAAAATACCTTAAGTCCGGGGCCCTGGAAAAAGACTTTGAGTATTCATCTGAGGAAAGGCGTCTTGAAATTCTGGACTACCTGGAAAGACTCATGGATCTGGCAGAACTTGCCGATGAAACAGCCACCAAGATCATTTTCAAAAACACTGAACTGGGTCAGGCTTTTGGGGCCAGAGCCCAGAAATAACGCTTCTTGCGGTTCACCTGATACTCCATCAGGTCTACAGTTTCAAATTCCGGAAAATCCTGATTATCCGGCCTTTGCCCGCTCAGGATGACCAGTCTCCCATCCTTGTCCAGCATACCCTGAACCAGGGGCAATAGTTCAGGCCAGGGCATAAAAGCCCTGCTCAGAATTACCCTGGCCGGCAGAATCTGAGGATCAATTTCCTGGATTCTGACATTGAGCACATAGGTGTCTTTAAGGTCCAGGGCCATAAGGGCCTGACTCATGAAAACCGTCCGTTTCATCCTGCTTTCCACCAGATAGTAACTGCCCTTTTTCCAGGCCAGACGAAGAGGTATGCCTGGAAGACCGGCCCCAGCACCCAAATCCAGAATTACCGACCCTGCCTGATCATCATATATCCTGTTCAGGAAGTCAGCCAGGTAAAAGCTGTCCAGGATCAGGTCATTGAGAATCACCTTCCAGTCTGACGGACCCACCAGATTCATGACCCTGTTCCACTTGAGGAGCAGGCTGAGGTAAACATATAAGCCCTGAACCACCTCCTGAGAGAGAAGCAATCCCTTTCCACTCAGCTCATGCTCCAGCTGCTGGTAATTCATCTTTTCCAGCTCCTTGAAGTAGTTATTCATGTTATGGCCAACCGCGAGGACATCTGTGGTTATCTTTATTAAAAGACAAGTTATTTCTTTAGGTTATCCTGGACAGGCCTGACTTGCTTACCACAAGTTAAATACTCGACTTTTAAATCATTACAGGTTAAATTATAAAGTTATCTGTTTTTTGTTAGCAATAACTTTGGGGCTGTCAGCCCCTGGAACCCATTTAAACGCCTGTCGGGGGAAAAATGACAGAAACAAAGACCGCTCTTCTCTTTCCAGGTCAGGGCTCCCAGGAAAAGAACATGGGACGCCAGCTGGCTGAAAAAGAAACCCAGGCCATGGAACTATGGCAGAAAGCGGAAAAGATATCCGGACATCCACTGCGGGAGATTTTCTGGGACGGAGAAGATCAGGACATGTCCCGTACCGAATACTTGCAGCCCGCCTTGACCGTTGTCAATCTTAATGTATGGTTTCACTTCCAAAGCAGGCTTGCCCCTGCCTTTATGGCCGGGCACAGCCTGGGTGAATTCTGCGCCTTATGCGCCTCCAGGGTCCTGAGTGTGGAAAAGACCCTGGAGCTGGTCTCCCTGAGGGGAAGACTCATGGCTGAATCTGGCCGGCAATCAAACGGGGGTATGGCAGCGGTTCTCAAGCTGGACCAGGGTCTTGTGGAAGAGATGGTCCAGGATGCAGCAGAAAAAACCGGAAACTTGATCATCATTGCCAACTACAATACTCCACGGCAGTTTGTGGTCAGCGGGAGCCGACAGGCTATTGAATTCCTTGAGTCAGGAGTTAAAAAGGCCCGGGGAAGAATGGTCCTTTTACCGGTCAGCAGTGCTTTTCATAGTCCTATGATGGACGAGGCTGCTCATGAACTGGCCAAAATGATGGAAAAGGTTGACTGGAAAAACCCTGATTGCAGCATCTACTTCAATTCAACTGCCCAGCCGGAAAATGACCCGGTCAGAATCAAGGAAATAATGAAGAGTCAGATGATCTCTCCAGTCTATTTTGTTCAGCTGGTCAGGGCCATGGTCGAAGCCGGCGCTGGAAAGTTCTACGAATCAGGTCCCAAAGGCGTCCTGTCCAGGATGATTCCCCAGATTCTTGACCGCAGGGAAATTGAAGCAGTCAATCTTGATG
This genomic window contains:
- a CDS encoding methyl-accepting chemotaxis protein produces the protein MNKKKMILSAQEKKWLPWKGPHGRLALGWSFFLNRDKVSDIEQIFECLAETRKQALLDWAKGQWQFLAELTSQLGQEKSQDETLALLQGGLEKSTDFSELFVVNHQGRLLASSSGQRNTAKSGVHAKALEQGLEKPFLHGPYLDPVTGSLGPSSSSFHDEVTLMFFQPLVRKSGSKDCLCGRVPMDVLGDLIQREAGHIYSDSGDNYLFMVESCFDPSIAPGTALSRSRFEDETFSQGPNLKKGLTAPWGKVKVKNHTEFELNFVNPSTGELLPGVRETIRNGENLFVEYPGYPDYRHVPVIGKGVLLRMPGSADTWGMMCECDLEEAYRPRSIGFQMMRLVLPLTLIPLMVMGLGDVSGLPRSLTYLSALFSAALGCFLYYRRIPAMLTMRLKAMSKIMLDVAECKADLKSRLDLTRMGNDETTQLARWINSFLDKLEGIVEKNSMEAEKARKAEAEAVQAKARADQARQDGMLAAASQLEGVITRVNSAVRELSGQVEQSSKGADDQNHRTSETASAMEEMNATVFEVAKSASNAASGADKAWEEAQTGAQIVEKSIESISRVQDLSSSVKNSLDQLGHKADQISNIMDVIQDIADQTNLLALNAAIEAARAGDAGRGFAVVADEVRKLAEKTMVATKEVEESINLIQAGADDNIRGMDNTVEAVNQAISFANNSGEALRNILAIARDVSGQVSSIAAATEEQSAASEEVNRSLSDISKIASSTVEVMVQATSQIEELSKQSTELQTMVESFKLRK
- a CDS encoding Na/Pi cotransporter family protein, with protein sequence MIAMLFKLAGGVGLFVLGMILLTDGLKSFAGQSLQKALIRFTGTPFKAFGSGAIVTVMVQSSSATTVTVIGFVSAGLLTFAQAVGVVLGASFGTTGTGWIVSVLGLKVSVGFYALPLVGIGAFIKLLAHGRWKSLGMALAGFGLIFVGIESLQDGMRGISGMFNLAQLPSIGIWGHLLAMVIGAVMTVVMQSSSAAVATALTALHTGTVNFDQAASIVIGAAVGTTVTGALAAIGASIPAKRTALAHVLFNLATGLIAILLLPILLWVIELMQVHLGLEPGAVSLAAFHTFFIAMGVAIFLPFVNSFSRFIEGLLPDKGPVLTRHLDDSLLHAPMVALEATRRVLVKVAMILITGISSAILNRPYSLDKSLALSREALEKTQHFFSRIPSVSEEQPMSRARISQMHAIDHLMRLTTHFYPPDRIRKVMSAEALQPAVRLSRDIMDLALSGLRGEENRDWSGQIEQKARALAELRRKERPAVLDQTVHGQQDPTAALDLLDAMRWLDRVCYHVWRICNYLGRENEGDNNGHAIPDQEHSL
- a CDS encoding 16S rRNA (guanine(527)-N(7))-methyltransferase RsmG, encoding MNNYFKELEKMNYQQLEHELSGKGLLLSQEVVQGLYVYLSLLLKWNRVMNLVGPSDWKVILNDLILDSFYLADFLNRIYDDQAGSVILDLGAGAGLPGIPLRLAWKKGSYYLVESRMKRTVFMSQALMALDLKDTYVLNVRIQEIDPQILPARVILSRAFMPWPELLPLVQGMLDKDGRLVILSGQRPDNQDFPEFETVDLMEYQVNRKKRYFWALAPKA
- a CDS encoding ACP S-malonyltransferase, which codes for MTETKTALLFPGQGSQEKNMGRQLAEKETQAMELWQKAEKISGHPLREIFWDGEDQDMSRTEYLQPALTVVNLNVWFHFQSRLAPAFMAGHSLGEFCALCASRVLSVEKTLELVSLRGRLMAESGRQSNGGMAAVLKLDQGLVEEMVQDAAEKTGNLIIIANYNTPRQFVVSGSRQAIEFLESGVKKARGRMVLLPVSSAFHSPMMDEAAHELAKMMEKVDWKNPDCSIYFNSTAQPENDPVRIKEIMKSQMISPVYFVQLVRAMVEAGAGKFYESGPKGVLSRMIPQILDRREIEAVNLDAQDAAV